One genomic window of Xanthobacter dioxanivorans includes the following:
- a CDS encoding LLM class flavin-dependent oxidoreductase has protein sequence MKKIGFLSFGHWTPSPHSRTRSAADALLQSIDLAVAAEELGADGAYFRVHHFARQLASPFPLLAAVGAKTSRIEIGTAVIDMRYENPLYMAEDAGAADLIAGGRLQLGISRGSPEQVIDGWRHFGYAPAEGQTSADMARRHAEVLLDVLRGEGFAQPNPRPMFPNPPGLLRLEPHAQGLRERLWWGASSNATAVWAAQLGMNLQSSTLKDDENGQPFHVQQAAQIRAFREAWQAAGHARTPRVSVSRSIFALVDDRDRAYFGGGNAEEDTIGFIDEKTRAIFGRSYAAEPDVLVRQLAEDEAIAEADTLLLTVPNQLGVDYNAHVIEAILKHVAPALGWR, from the coding sequence GTGAAGAAGATCGGATTCCTCTCCTTCGGGCACTGGACGCCCTCGCCCCACTCCCGGACGCGCTCCGCCGCCGACGCGCTCCTGCAATCCATCGACCTCGCCGTCGCGGCGGAAGAGCTGGGCGCGGACGGGGCGTATTTCCGCGTGCACCACTTCGCCCGGCAGCTCGCCTCGCCGTTCCCGCTGCTGGCGGCGGTGGGGGCGAAGACCAGCCGCATCGAGATCGGCACAGCGGTCATCGACATGCGGTACGAGAACCCGCTCTACATGGCCGAGGACGCGGGCGCCGCCGACCTCATCGCCGGCGGGCGCCTGCAGCTCGGCATCAGCCGCGGATCACCCGAGCAGGTGATCGACGGGTGGCGCCATTTCGGCTACGCCCCGGCCGAGGGGCAGACCAGCGCCGACATGGCCCGCCGGCATGCCGAAGTGCTGCTCGACGTGCTGCGCGGCGAAGGCTTCGCGCAGCCCAACCCGCGGCCCATGTTCCCCAACCCGCCCGGCCTGCTGCGGCTCGAGCCGCATGCGCAGGGCCTGCGCGAGCGGCTCTGGTGGGGGGCCAGCTCGAACGCCACCGCCGTCTGGGCGGCGCAGCTCGGGATGAACCTGCAGAGCTCCACCCTCAAGGACGACGAGAACGGCCAGCCGTTCCACGTTCAGCAGGCGGCGCAGATCCGGGCCTTTCGCGAAGCGTGGCAGGCCGCCGGCCACGCCCGCACGCCGCGGGTTTCCGTCAGTCGCTCCATCTTCGCGCTGGTGGACGACCGCGACCGTGCCTATTTCGGCGGCGGCAACGCGGAAGAGGACACGATCGGCTTCATCGACGAGAAGACCCGGGCGATCTTCGGCCGCAGCTACGCCGCCGAGCCGGATGTCCTCGTCCGGCAACTGGCGGAGGACGAGGCCATCGCCGAGGCCGACACCCTGCTGCTGACCGTGCCCAACCAGCTTGGCGTCGACTACAACGCGCATGTCATCGAGGCCATCCTGAAGCACGTCGCCCCGGCCCTCGGCTGGCGCTGA
- a CDS encoding ABC transporter permease: MNIALKDMRFSALRFALTAVGIGLLLGATMGMIGLYRGIVHEALLIINDIGADLWVVEGGRSGPFAETSAVPASLDRRVEGVPGVSATRRFIQYNQQYQIGGKSVRLAVTGIDYPKDTGSWIPLIDGRLFRSTRYEAIADASTGLLVGDVIRLGHDDYTVVGVTRGQVDMGGDGMFFVTIPDAQAINRVLPSEAILLNRIAKGRSRMGLGDGGALAAVMVELKPNADPRVVKNHIKAWGDVEVLTQDEERAMLLDGRLWRLRVQILAFTAMTLLVAGSIIALTIYMLTLEKIHQIALLKLIGARDRVIIGLIVQQALWIGALGFSVALAISFTLYPNFPRTVLLLPEDLAGIGLALLAISLGASWFAIRRAMKVRAQEVLA, translated from the coding sequence ATGAACATCGCCCTCAAGGACATGCGGTTCTCGGCCCTGCGCTTCGCCCTGACGGCGGTAGGCATCGGCCTGCTGCTGGGCGCCACCATGGGGATGATCGGGCTCTATCGCGGCATCGTCCACGAGGCGCTGCTGATCATCAACGACATCGGCGCCGACCTGTGGGTGGTGGAAGGCGGGCGCTCGGGCCCGTTCGCCGAAACCTCCGCCGTGCCGGCGAGCCTCGACCGCCGGGTGGAGGGCGTGCCCGGGGTGTCGGCGACCCGGCGCTTCATCCAGTACAACCAGCAATACCAGATCGGCGGCAAGAGCGTGCGGCTCGCCGTCACCGGCATCGACTATCCCAAGGACACGGGCAGCTGGATCCCGCTCATCGACGGGCGGCTGTTCCGCTCCACCCGGTACGAGGCCATTGCCGACGCCTCCACCGGCCTGCTGGTGGGCGACGTGATCCGCCTCGGCCACGATGACTATACGGTGGTCGGTGTCACCCGCGGACAGGTGGACATGGGCGGCGACGGCATGTTCTTCGTCACCATCCCCGACGCCCAGGCCATCAACCGGGTGCTGCCCTCCGAGGCGATCCTGCTCAACCGCATCGCCAAGGGCCGCTCGCGCATGGGCCTCGGCGACGGCGGCGCGCTCGCGGCGGTGATGGTGGAGCTGAAGCCCAATGCCGACCCGCGGGTGGTGAAGAACCACATCAAGGCCTGGGGCGACGTGGAGGTGCTGACGCAGGACGAGGAGCGCGCCATGCTGCTCGACGGGCGGCTGTGGCGGCTGCGGGTGCAGATCCTCGCCTTCACCGCCATGACATTGCTGGTGGCGGGCTCGATCATCGCGCTGACCATCTACATGCTGACGCTGGAGAAGATCCACCAGATCGCGCTCCTGAAGCTCATCGGCGCGCGCGACCGGGTGATCATCGGCCTCATCGTGCAGCAGGCCCTGTGGATCGGGGCGCTTGGCTTCTCGGTGGCGCTCGCCATCTCCTTCACCCTCTATCCCAACTTCCCGCGCACGGTGCTGCTGCTGCCGGAGGATCTGGCGGGCATCGGGCTTGCCCTGCTCGCCATCAGCCTCGGCGCGAGCTGGTTCGCCATCCGGCGGGCGATGAAGGTGCGCGCGCAGGAGGTGCTGGCGTGA
- a CDS encoding ABC transporter ATP-binding protein, which translates to MTAPFWTKDVVMEVRGAGKAYLSAGSTVNALADMTLALRAGELTGIVGPSGSGKTTFLMIAGLLEPPSTGAVLFRGQPIADARTRLNSLRDFRRTHVGFIFQKANLIPFLTAVENVQIALEINDVRPKAARAKARDLLARFGLEQRENNYPTQLSGGEQQRVSIARALANDPVLLLADEPTAALDGARGRQVMQEFRKLADERQVAVCVVTHDPRWSDIFDRIVEMSDGRMTTVRPGGAPTAPVEL; encoded by the coding sequence GTGACGGCCCCCTTCTGGACCAAGGACGTGGTGATGGAGGTGCGCGGGGCGGGCAAGGCCTACCTCTCCGCCGGGAGCACCGTGAACGCGCTCGCCGACATGACCCTGGCGCTCCGGGCGGGCGAGCTCACCGGCATCGTCGGGCCGTCCGGCTCGGGCAAGACCACCTTTCTGATGATCGCCGGCCTGCTGGAGCCGCCCTCCACCGGCGCGGTTCTCTTCCGCGGCCAGCCCATCGCCGATGCGAGGACGCGCCTCAACAGCCTGCGCGACTTCCGCCGCACCCATGTGGGCTTCATCTTCCAGAAGGCGAACCTCATCCCCTTCCTCACCGCCGTCGAGAACGTGCAGATCGCCCTGGAGATCAACGACGTGCGGCCGAAGGCGGCACGGGCCAAGGCGCGCGACCTCCTCGCCCGCTTCGGGCTGGAGCAGCGGGAGAACAACTATCCCACCCAGCTGTCGGGCGGCGAGCAGCAGCGTGTCTCCATCGCCCGGGCGCTGGCCAACGATCCGGTTCTGCTGCTCGCCGATGAGCCCACGGCGGCGCTGGACGGCGCGCGCGGGCGGCAGGTGATGCAGGAATTCCGCAAGCTCGCCGACGAGCGGCAGGTGGCGGTGTGCGTGGTGACCCATGACCCGCGCTGGTCGGACATCTTCGACCGCATCGTGGAGATGAGCGACGGCCGCATGACCACGGTGCGCCCCGGCGGCGCCCCCACCGCGCCGGTGGAGCTGTAG
- a CDS encoding efflux RND transporter periplasmic adaptor subunit has product MKPQPPPLAATDHSAGWRRLAFALLLAALAGGAIGYWYVVPVKVPWQQVQPRLMSLEINGPGLLDAINRVVVTSRIQGFLKSIEADRNDVVKRGQVLALLESVDLLNQLAAAQAEATAAARGISEAESERARAKAGYDRAKIEFERRSSLARSNVISPAELTTAESNYLQAEADMARADAGIERAKAQLLSKQANVKVLEAKLAEATIVSPLDGVVISRERNPGDLLLPGANLMQVVELSTIIISARFDESARSTVKPGQPARIRFAADPNRVWTGKVLRLSRQVDQETREFTADITLDALPESWAMGQRANVAVEAQSPALTIGVPETFVTRRDGRPGVWLARNGRATWVPVTLGYVSGTNIEVTRGLKAGDAVLSPAGRYPFEPVQLGAQLP; this is encoded by the coding sequence ATGAAGCCGCAGCCCCCGCCGCTGGCCGCCACCGACCATTCCGCCGGCTGGCGCCGCCTCGCCTTCGCCCTGCTCCTCGCGGCGCTGGCGGGAGGCGCCATCGGCTACTGGTACGTGGTGCCGGTCAAGGTCCCCTGGCAGCAGGTGCAGCCCCGCCTCATGAGCCTGGAGATCAACGGCCCCGGCCTGCTCGACGCCATCAACCGCGTGGTGGTGACAAGTCGCATCCAGGGTTTCCTGAAGTCCATCGAGGCCGACCGGAACGACGTGGTGAAGCGGGGCCAGGTGCTGGCACTGCTCGAATCCGTCGATCTCCTGAACCAGCTCGCCGCCGCCCAGGCCGAGGCCACCGCCGCCGCCCGCGGTATCAGCGAGGCGGAGAGCGAGCGGGCCCGCGCCAAGGCCGGCTACGACCGAGCGAAGATCGAGTTCGAGCGGCGCTCCAGCCTCGCCCGCAGCAACGTCATTTCTCCCGCCGAGCTCACCACGGCGGAATCGAACTACCTGCAGGCCGAGGCCGACATGGCGCGGGCCGATGCCGGCATCGAGCGGGCCAAGGCGCAGCTGCTGTCGAAGCAAGCCAACGTGAAGGTGCTGGAGGCCAAGCTCGCGGAAGCGACCATCGTCTCCCCCCTCGATGGCGTGGTCATCTCCCGCGAGCGCAATCCCGGCGACCTGCTGCTGCCCGGCGCCAACCTGATGCAGGTGGTGGAACTCTCCACCATCATCATCTCCGCCCGCTTCGACGAATCCGCCCGTTCCACCGTCAAGCCGGGACAGCCGGCGCGCATCCGCTTCGCCGCCGACCCCAACCGCGTCTGGACGGGGAAGGTGCTGCGCCTGTCGCGGCAGGTGGACCAGGAGACGCGGGAGTTCACCGCCGACATCACCCTCGACGCGTTGCCCGAGAGCTGGGCCATGGGCCAGCGGGCCAACGTGGCGGTGGAGGCGCAGTCGCCGGCCCTCACCATCGGCGTGCCCGAGACCTTCGTCACCCGCCGCGACGGGCGGCCCGGCGTGTGGCTGGCACGAAACGGACGGGCGACCTGGGTGCCGGTGACGCTCGGCTATGTGAGCGGAACGAATATCGAGGTGACGCGCGGCCTCAAGGCGGGGGACGCGGTGCTGTCACCCGCCGGGCGCTATCCTTTCGAACCGGTGCAGCTCGGCGCCCAGTTGCCCTAA